The window CTCGCCCAGGAGGAGGGGCGGAAGTGGTCGCGGTAGTGGTCGATGCCGTGCTGCATCTTCGCCCGGTTCCGGAAGTCACCGATGACCATCGGCAGGCCCGCGCGGGCGGCGATGTCCGCACCCTCGCCCATGGCCAGCACGAACGGCGGCACGGTCAGGCCCTCGGCGGGCCGTGCGTGCACCCCCGTGGCCGAGGTGCCGCGGAACCAGCCGAGCAGCTCCTGGATCTGCCCCGCGAAGTCCTCCGCGTCCCCCTTGTCCCGCCCGAGCGCCTTGCGCACCCCGTCGGTGAAGCCGACCGAGCGCCCCAGCCCCATGTCGATACGGCCCGGAAAGAGGGACTCCAGCACTCCGAACTGCTCGGCCACGACCAGCGGTTGGTGGTTGGGCAGCATCACCCCGCCGGTCCCGACCCGGATCGTACGGGTCGCGGAGGCGACGGCGGCGGCCAGCACGGTCGGCGCCGAGCCGGCGACGCCGGGTACGCCGTGGTGCTCCGAGACCCAGACGCGGTGGTAGCCGAGCGCCTCGATCTCCCGCGCCAGCCGTACGGTGTCGCGCAGCGCTTCTGCGTTCGGGTGGCCCTCGCGGGTGCGGGACCGATCGAGAACGGAGAAGCGGGTC of the Streptomyces sp. T12 genome contains:
- a CDS encoding LLM class flavin-dependent oxidoreductase, producing MSSVIAATRFSVLDRSRTREGHPNAEALRDTVRLAREIEALGYHRVWVSEHHGVPGVAGSAPTVLAAAVASATRTIRVGTGGVMLPNHQPLVVAEQFGVLESLFPGRIDMGLGRSVGFTDGVRKALGRDKGDAEDFAGQIQELLGWFRGTSATGVHARPAEGLTVPPFVLAMGEGADIAARAGLPMVIGDFRNRAKMQHGIDHYRDHFRPSSWASEPYVVISGTVAVAATPQDARRLLVPEAWSMAHSRTHGTFPPLPPAERVEELTMTGKERGFYEGGLAGHIAGTEEQVADELETLLKETGAQEVLVTTSTYDREALLDSYRRLARITYA